The DNA region ttagcacattaatatattaaacactAAATTTCATGTTTATAAATTAAATAGATGTGTTCTTTAAATGCTATCTTATACTACAGCTGTTATAAAATATCATTTTTGGGAGCTCTCAATCTAATGTCccctgttttaaatattcattgtcAATTATCATAAATAACaaattttgcatttacatttttttcgtGGTCCTGTGTGTGTGCTGGTTTATTTAGATTGTGTTGACTCTGATGGAGTAACCCATGACTTTAACTCTAAATGGGAGAAGGACTGCTACAACTGTGTTTGTACACTGTCTGGGATTAACTGCTGTAACAAGTACGTTTTAACTGTATTTAGGCTTAATATATTTAGTGTTTTCATGACAATTCGATCATTTTCGGTACAAAGCTTGCTTACATGATCTTGTCTGTGTGTGTAGGATCCCAACAGTGATAGAGCACCCTGATACATGTGAGATGGTTGTTGACAAAACAACCTGCTCCTTCACCATAGCACTTGCTTCAGACCACAGCAAACCATGCCCATATGCCTAACACAACTAGACTCAATCACACATCTATGGAATAAGTCTCTGATTGGgtgaaaaacattacaaataaaataacttaAGCTTAACTGTATGAATCGATATAATAATGTGCAGAATTGTTCATCACCTGTTTGTGCAAATTGCAGATATCTTCTCTGCTGGTTCTGAAGTGCCCAGCTTGAGTTCAGTAACAAAATTCCCCCACTAACCCTTGTTGTAGGCCTAAAACTGACATTTCCTGTAAATTAACTCTGCTAATCTGATTGGTTGACTAGAATGTTGTTCCAGGATCAACAAGGATCTTGATCCAGGAACATGTTGTACTTgaagaaaattatgttttgattaaataatgTTTACCTATTTTTCACACTcgatcctacactcttaaaaataaaggtgcttcatgatgccatagaagaaccttttttatctaaatggttccataaagaaccttaaacatctgaataaccttttgtttcacaaaaggttctttgtggcaaaagaaggttcttcaaattataaaaaggtaagaaagaaatggttctttaaagaacctttgactgaatggttctttgtggaaccaaaaatggttcttctatggcatcgcttgaagaaccttttaaagcacatttatttttaaaagtgtagaggACACTGTCCTGCACTGTCCAAACCTAATCAAACACTCCTACCTGTAGGAGACATTGATtagcttcaggtgtgtttgattaggatggAGCTTAACTCTGCAGGACAATGGACCTCCAGGACCGATGTTGCCCAGCCagatagcagatctatacaggtggagctggggaaggtggagggtttctgaggcttgctgcaactgctacagcaagcactagcaagtatttgaatgttgagcagcaaACTCATTGGCTGCTGATGTGAAAAGACAACCAATCAGCTACGCCATGTCATATTGATGTGAGTATATTAGATTTAGTTGGAATCAGGCTGCACATTAAGTTCCAGAATTTCATTGAATGTACTATTTTAAAGGGGGTCaccagatgcccattttccacaagttcatatgattctttagggtcttaatgaaaagtctctaatatacatattctcaaaagtagtgtaaaaaaacacccttttaccttgtcaaatatcagctcattttatcgcatgagccctttaaatgcaaatgagctctgctcgcccgcccctctctgctgagggattaccacctgtaatatttactttagccgcatttagatgcatttagccgcgtttagcagcGTTTATTGGCAAAACTTGCagacaagcacattattaagaaaggccatttgtaaagatgcataaaaacccttatactcagttctgctgtgggtgaagccgcatcacgaatgattcacacgaacatagatgcatatgtagatcgggatcagcgctttccttttaaaaacgaaagtaacgttgtccaggagtaaatgactactgctttgttcattattacatccaacaacagaacacctcaatggctcaattagagtcttcctctgcacctgagtcgacacaatggcgatcgtattcggactattcaactcggtgagggcgggtctaaagtaagacgctcatgtcaatcaactgtgtttcgtcacaatgacaagaagtggaaaatgacctgattttagaaaggggatattacttttaaagattaaaaaaataccacagggtggatttttatcattgtagggtggttgtgttcacaaactgccaacacacattaatgttcaaacaacatgtaaaagttagttttgcatccgatgaaccctttaatatatattttggcATAAATGTCATGAAAATGTATCTTGGAACTTCTAATTCTTCAGTGTTTTAATGCATTGCACATTACGTGACTGAAACTTGTGTTAGATTATTTAAAGTGTTACATTACATTCTCAGAATCCCTAATCTGATTAAAGAGAACCACAAATAAATGTGCACACTCCTCCTAGTTTTTCGGAATATGTACTTAGTAGCTGTTTCAGTGTATGCTTTATTTGAGTATGCATATCGCATAATTATACAGACAAACGCAGATGCAAAAAAAACATTGGATGTCAGCTGAATATTACTGGGGTGAAGCTGCTATTTAGTGATTGGATGAAAAATGTGTCAATCACGAGTGATTTCGAATACAGACTTTATTTAAAGGCACTTAAAGAGAGTTTGAAGAACACTTGTTGCTGTTTCATGGAATATTTTCACTGGCGTTATTGCTGACAACTTCTCATCACAACATGGTATTGTATAATTTGTTCATTGCTTAAAGGGAAGTGTTGGGGTCTCTACCCTTATCCAATGCTCTTTTGTGGTCTCTTCAAGACTACGGCCCAGTTTTCTGCAATATTGTACATTGTAATTTTTAGTAAAATGCAGCAAACAAATAATATCACAGAAAGTGTTTTAATTAATCTAATTGGGcagtttatgtttatgttttcagTCAAATGTGATTATGATATATTTTGCCTTTGATATGATGATTTTTACTTTTGCAGCATCTGTTGACatactgattattataattaactcTTTGTCATCTCTTTCAGCTGAGACTCTTTGTGTTGCTTACAGCAGTGTTGCTCTGTAATGTGGGTGTCTCTGATTCTACCACCAGTGACCCAGAAGGTGGTGATGAAAAGTGTGTGTTTATTTTCTCTTACTGACATTAATAAATTTGTATAACGAAGATAGAATATGTAAAATACAAGCTAACACTTCACTGTTCCATGCTGTCATATGCAGTGACTTTAGGACTTGTAATATGTTACATtattaaaaatgacagaaaaattatgatgcttttgtgtttgtgtgtgttgtaACAGATCTGGAGATCATGGGGAGGTCGGAATAACTGAAAATAACCAGTAAGTCATTCTAAAATTTATATCGCAAAAGATAATAAGGAGAGACTTGTGTGTGACTTGTACTTTCTTAACATCATTAAAAATGATATAGAACCAATGTGatgcttttgtgtttgtgtgtgttgtaACAGATTTGAAACAACTGAAGGTCCAAGTATACAGTAAGTCATCCTAAAATGAACATTACAACAGTTTACAGTTAATTAAGAGAGAAATACAGTGAGAAAGAGCTTGCAATGCTTAGTAGTTAAAAACTTCCATTTTAGAGAAGAACTTAAAAAATTGTGACATTCTATGGGCTTTATTATGTTATATGTGTTGctttatttcttttttacatttgcaCATTTTGGCAGGTGCTTTTATACAAAGCAAGTTGCGTTTAGCAATATAAAACAAATACCAAaccatttttgtgtttgtttgttgggACAGCGGTGACACTTGGGAAGACCTTTATGGCCACACTCAACATGGAGTCAGTTCCATCATTTTTCACTTCTCAATAAAATTCTTCTAAAGAAAATATTCTTaagaaaatttgtaaaaaaaaaaaaccctattcAACTCAATTTGTATATTTGTGTATTGGTACAGTGGTGAAGCTTGAGGACCTTTACGGCCACAGTCAACATGGAGACAATAATCCGTCAGTTCCATCATTTTTCACTTCTCAATAAAAATTTTCTCaaggatatttaaaaaaagaaagatattCAGCTGAATTTGTACATTTGTGTGTTGGAACAGAAATGACAATGGCGACAATTCTGATGACCTGCTGAGAACGCTGAATCAGTAATGTCCTAAATGGAAAACAAAATCTCTCATAAATGGCCAGGCTAAACCCTGCTGAATGAACTGATTTAAAcagaattttaaataaacataccTAAGAGCATGCATCTATGTGTGTTTGTGCATTTCTGAACAatgtaatgtgttttaatgttagACTTGAATGGGTTTCCAGCAGTCTTAAACAAAAGAACCTCAAGATGACATGCAGTGCATCTTTCCTGCCACAGGTTGGCAGCAAACTGTGAAATTAAGCAGTGGTTTCTATAGAGACAATACACTGTTTTGATATGGTAAAGAATAGAGCAGACTAGAATAATATAGAACACAATAAAATATTCAGGAAGAATTCTATACCACTCCAAGTAAGTGAGCTACATGAAAAGGCTACAACGTAAAGGTGCTGTAagcatttttctgttttaaaacCCCATGTTTTTAAAACCACAGAGCACAGAAGTAATTAAATTGTTCAACAAAACATATCTATACatatataatggcagtggatgggcaccaaacctaatccaaattacaccctgcgtctcgtgacgatacattaatgtcctaagacatgaaacgtatatttaaactgaacagtatttatatcattatttacctttgatacacgAGCTGCAGGacgtaatttggatttgtctgtgcattttttttactttcaaaggtttggtgcccatccactgccattatatgcctAACAGACTGcgacggtttgagttaaaaatctttgtttgtattctgctgaagaaacaaagtcatatcCCTTTAAAGCGTATCATAACTAATTATAATTAGGCCATGTGATATAATAGCTAGAGAATAGCAGGAGTGCAAATGTGATACTGATTTTATAACAGTTCAATAAAACAGTATATTAGATGCAATATTGTCTGTTTTTTCTCAATTTTGCCATCGGAAATATTACCTATAAAGCCACAGCAGGACTGTTTTACGTCTCTGAGCAGCACACAGCTGTGTTTTCCTCCTGAATGAGAAAGAAAAACCTGTGACTTCTTGCGGTAATAAAATAAGATAGGCCTATTCCTATGTATGAAAAAAATACTGAAACATTTCTCAgattatcttcttttatgttccaaagAAAGTCAAAAAGTAAAACTATAcagtacaagaaaaaaaaagcaattaatCGTTCTTTTTTACATTACCAGGCCTGAATTTACAGAAGCGTGAAAAAGATTTGAGAGCTACAGTAATTATAGTTAGAATTAATTGTCTTCTAGTTTGTTGGTAGAAGTTTCAGGATTCACGTAATGGATATTTTAATTTGCTGTGGGTTTCCTGTCCTTCTTTCTTTTGTCTGACTAATATGTTACTTTTTGCATATTTATTATGGAGTCACATTTTATGATTGTTCTTCTTTTGAAAGTTGattgtgtatttaaacttttaaaaaaactttaataaacttcAACCTTTTAGTTTgcgtaaaaaacaaacaaattatttattcattatactgtaaaacattgtttttaagaAATTAGTGTTGTAATTTCTCAATTTTTTTCAACGTGTTGCTTCTGTGTAATTGCTTGTGCAACTTACAAGCAATTTCAAAGTATTTTTGTTTAAACACCGTTTTTGTCAATGTAGGGAATATAAAATATTTGGAGTTACTATGCAGAAGCACACCTACACtttctttcactttttttttaaatgaaaaatgacaAATGAAAATCCATGTGAGGGTATTTAATCCCCTA from Garra rufa chromosome 21, GarRuf1.0, whole genome shotgun sequence includes:
- the msmb gene encoding beta-microseminoprotein, producing MVVSCSAECYIQKPAADVLSVDNMADHPQDCVDSDGVTHDFNSKWEKDCYNCVCTLSGINCCNKIPTVIEHPDTCEMVVDKTTCSFTIALASDHSKPCPYA